One Oncorhynchus keta strain PuntledgeMale-10-30-2019 chromosome 11, Oket_V2, whole genome shotgun sequence DNA window includes the following coding sequences:
- the LOC118389747 gene encoding heart- and neural crest derivatives-expressed protein 1-like yields MNLIGSYQHHHLMHETFPFVQRCHQENPYFQSWVVNHGEVPPDFQIQSPYSTEFGAQGPAHESQLDAPSARTGKRRASGPKKERRRTESINTAFAELRECIPNVPADTKLSKIKTLRLATSYIAYLMDVLAKDTGETEGFNAEIKKYDNRDLKRKRETTEDLQESLGNEKKFKGRTGWPQQVWALELNQ; encoded by the exons ATGAACCTTATTGGGAGCTACCAGCATCATCACCTGATGCACGAGACCTTTCCATTCGTCCAGAGGTGTCATCAAGAAAACCCGTACTTCCAAAGCTGGGTGGTGAACCACGGCGAAGTCCCTCCTGATTTCCAGATCCAGTCTCCGTACTCCACGGAGTTTGGGGCTCAGGGTCCGGCTCACGAAAGCCAGCTGGACGCTCCCTCAGCGCGCACTGGGAAGAGGAGAGCCTCGGGGCCGAAGAAGGAGCGGAGGAGGACGGAGAGCATCAACACTGCGTTCGCCGAACTGAGAGAATGTATACCAAACGTACCGGCAGACACGAAACTGTCCAAAATTAAAACATTACGACTAGCAACAAGTTATATTGCCTACCTAATGGACGTGCTGGCTAAAGACACTGGAGAGACCGAGGGATTCAATGCCGAAATCAAGAAATATGATAACAGAGATTTGAAACGGAAACGGGAAACG ACCGAGGACCTGCAAGAGTCATTAGGAAACGAGAAAAAGTTCAAAGGGCGGACAGGTTGGCCTCAgcaagtctgggctttggaatTGAACCAGTGA
- the LOC118389748 gene encoding histone deacetylase complex subunit SAP30L, with translation MNGFSTEEDSHDGPPAPPLYGQTCCLIEDGERCGRSAGNASFSKRIQKSISQKKLKLDIDKSVRHLYICDFHKNFIQSVRNKRKRKTSDDGGESPDHDVEVPEVDLFQLQVNTLRRYKRHYKLQTRPGLNKAQLAETVSRHFRNIPVNEKETLTYFIYMVKSTKSRLDQKSDGSKQLE, from the exons ATGAACGGGTTCAGCACTGAAGAAGACAGCCACGACGGCCCCCCAGCGCCGCCGCTTTACGGTCAGACTTGTTGTTTGATTGAGGACGGTGAGCGCTGCGGACGATCGGCTGGAAACGCCTCCTTCAGCAAACGGATCCAAAAAAGCATATCGCAGAAAAAACTCAAACTGGACATCGACAAAAGC GTTCGACATCTCTACATATGCGACTTCCACAAAAACTTTATCCAGAGTGTCCGTaacaagaggaagaggaagacgagCGACGACGGAGGGGAGTCTCCGGACCATGACGTGGAAGTTCCAGAG GTGGACCTGTTCCAGCTTCAGGTGAACACGCTGAGACGCTACAAGAGACACTACAAGCTGCAGACCAGACCTGGCTTAAACAAGGCCCAACTGGCTGAG ACTGTCAGTCGTCACTTCCGGAATATCCCGGTGAACGAGAAGGAGACTCTGACCTATTTTATTTATATGGTGAAGAGCACCAAAAGCCGACTGGACCAGAAGTCGGACGGGAGCAAACAGCTGGAGTAA